Proteins from a single region of Harmonia axyridis chromosome 4, icHarAxyr1.1, whole genome shotgun sequence:
- the LOC123679143 gene encoding regulating synaptic membrane exocytosis protein 1 isoform X1, translated as MEEGPDLSHLTPEERAIIESVMVRQKQEEQREHEIMRRKADEVHILEETIRARSEQHKKAGIELDATCHVCLKTKFADGVGHLCNYCSIRCCARCGGKVTLRSNKVVWVCILCRKKQELLSKTGQWIMGGTNTSETDTPQIQQAPSDKRPKLERAHSAAEKENLPLQRSGSQLRRQYSEQERTSSCERYQQQYNEDDPLYYRGELEGLMRTHPHLVPRIYPDQEAESTAMDASTRRVQSTISANKKHKRSSSTKKHQNNPQNLHQQHSFSSSEEDLKSTPEYGSDERDSEKGAHEEWPPLSHYIMAPHHRPLQDVTADNRCFTERRKKTVRFDHHEAWNQQTSQDSHRDSGIDTSSNFTSSEDSTRDLPKQPLLWQLSEDGQRVIGHMILKRDLRNNAKALLGLKIVGGKKMENGQRSAIIQNVKKGSIADIEGQLQPGDEVIEYNGIPLQGKTYQEVADIIAESKQDTTVELIVSRKFKEESHNGMWKQCLNSQGQAVYWQQEGDYGDRPSVLVTSPGSPERVRAPQPALAPSVGGRIQVRLAYDSSTLQLLVTIVCGAGLSPRGHQGRNPYCKLFLLPDRSEKSKRRTKTLAGTIEPIWNQTFIYSGLRRSDLTIRALEITVWDLVPHGANDFLGETIIELWPLDENPMWRTLGPHEEVALTPSEHLSPPSTGSRFSDSDTPSECEIEGNRERRGADGTSVSSVGSSNSPPRENDRRSRREQEPATNYDPRSYKKNTVAGHRSHSAAPCESPSYHMSRSRSKSPRRTMNDHRSLSPPDVRVVDCQPTTYNVSRFQSRSATATPTGSPKKRQLPQVPHAFGRALQERVAQDLDDRNNRHRMRYNQSYRSTGSGWERKYSGLSDSDLANHTRTTLRSLSPERDRDPLGFADFDSDMESVTSSAFSTQSERPLGNRAYSSYYQHHHHSTEYPSSSNRYNRSTYPENRGPSKHREYREHREYRDHREYRDHRNQEYMDPVETLNQRNEDHYQRASYHQYHSEGSVKRGQFTRSLSNSEPTTDEKTDGSLSDTAVVTMIELDKPSEKIMRKDSQRDRNRDRQDQLMGLGKKSSSTSQLSATGRKRRMGFGKRGKSSFTVHRSEEVLPGDVKLSKQGSSCSSDGEGSADGDRWSPSLRLAAEGGQLAEFIDGLGPGQLVGRQVLGAPALGDIQLSLCYQKGRLEVEVIRARGLQSKPGCKILPAPYVKVYLVNGKKCIAKSKTNSARRTLDPLYQQQLTFVENFTNCILQVTVWGDYGRIEGKKVFMGVAQIMLDDLNLSNIVIGWYRLFGTTSLGMRCIDFCTKIRKLEQESAGEPLYMNALLELKN; from the exons GTTGTGTGGGTGTGTATACTCTGTAGAAAAAAGCAAGAACTGCTGAGTAAAACAGGACAATGGATAATGGGAGGGACGAACACATCAGAAACTGACACACCACAAATACAACAAGCACCTTCAGACAAGAGGCCAAAGTTAGAGAGAGCTCATTCGGCAGCAGAAAAAGAAAACTTACCTTTGCAACGATCTGGGAGCCAGTTACGAAGGCAATACTCGGAACAAGAGAGGACGTCATCTTGCGAAAGATACCAGCAGCAGTACAACGAAGATGATCCATTGTATTATAGAGGGGAGCTGGAAGGACTGATGAGGACTCATCCGCATCTAGTTCCAAGAAT ATATCCCGACCAAGAGGCCGAATCCACGGCAATGGACGCCTCCACGCGAAGGGTACAATCGACAATAAGTGCCAACAAGAAACACAAACGAAGCAGTTCCACCAAGAAGCACCAGAACAATCCGCAAAACCTACATCAGCAACACTCGTTCTCCAGCTCTGAGGAGGATCTGAAATCGACCCCAGAGTATGGTAGCGACGAGAGAGATAGCGAGAAAG GGGCCCATGAAGAATGGCCACCCCTTAGCCATTACATCATGGCACCTCATCACCGTCCACTTCAAGATGTCACAGCAGACAATCGTTGCTTCACAGAACGAAGAAAAAAAACCGTCAGGTTTGACCACCACGAGGCCTGGAATCAACAGACTTCTCAGGATTCTCACAGGGATTCTGGGATTGACACTTCTTCTAACTTCACGTCCAGCGAAGATTCAACCAGAGATCTGCCCAAG CAGCCTCTTCTCTGGCAACTATCTGAAGATGGACAAAGAGTAATAGGTCATATGATATTGAAGAGAGATCTCAGAAATAATGCCAAAGCCTTGCTCGGCTTGAAAATTGTTGGTGGAAAGAAAATGGAAAATGGTCAGAGGAGTGCTATAATacaaaatgttaaaaaaggtaGCATAGCAGATATTGAAGGACAGTTACAACCAG GCGACGAAGTGATAGAGTACAATGGGATCCCACTTCAAGGCAAGACATATCAGGAAGTAGCCGACATAATAGCGGAAAGTAAACAGGACACCACCGTAGAACTGATCGTATCCAGAAAATTCAAAGAGGAATCTCACAACGGGATGTGGAAGCAGTGTTTGAACAGTCAAG GTCAAGCGGTCTACTGGCAGCAGGAAGGCGACTACGGCGATCGGCCTAGCGTTTTGGTCACATCGCCTGGCAGCCCGGAGAGGGTCAGGGCGCCTCAGCCGGCCCTGGCTCCCAGCGTCGGCGGCAGGATCCAAGTCAGGCTGGCTTACGACTCGTCCACACTGCAGTTGTTAGTCACGATCGTATGCGGCGCTGGGTTGAGTCCGCGCGGTCATCAGGGCAGGAACCCCTACTGCAAGTTGTTTCTGTTGCCGGATCGGTCGGAGAAGTCGAAGAGGAGGACGAAGACCTTGGCTG GTACTATCGAACCAATCTGGAACCAGACTTTCATATACTCCGGACTACGCAGATCCGACCTGACGATAAGAGCTCTAGAAATCACAGTATGGGATTTGGTTCCTCATGGTGCCAACGATTTCTTAGGAGAAACAATTATAGAATTATGGCCTTTGGATGAGAATCCGATGTGGAGGACTCTTGGACCCCACGAAGAGGTGGCACTGACACCGAGTGAACATCTATCGCCTCCAAGTACAGGATCAAGATTTTCGGACTCGGATACGCCTTCTGAATGTGAAATTGAGGGTAATAGAGAGAGGAGAGGAGCTGATGGTACCAGTGTTAGTAGTGTAGGTAGTTCTAATAGTCCGCCAAGGGAGAATGACAGGAGATCCAGAAGAGAGCAGGAACCTGCGACGAATTATGATCCACGGAGCTATAAAAAG AACACTGTAGCAGGCCATCGTTCCCACTCAGCAGCTCCGTGCGAGTCACCCAGCTATCACATGTCTAGATCCAGGTCCAAATCTCCTCGTCGGACTATGAACGACCACAGATCACTCTCCCCACCAGACGTCCGCGTGGTAGACTGCCAACCAACCACATACAACGTATCCAGATTCCAGTCGCGTTCGGCGACAGCGACACCTACCGGATCTCCTAAGAAGCGGCAGCTTCCCCAAGTACCACACGCGTTTGGCCGTGCCTTGCAGGAACGAGTAGCACAAGATCTGGACGACCGCAACAACAGGCATAGAATGAGGTACAACCAATCGTATAGGAGCACTGGTTCGGGGTGGGAGAGAAAGTACAGTGGGCTGAGTGACAGTGATCTGGCCAATCACACGCGGACTACCTTGAGATCTCTCTCTCCCGAAAGAGACAGAGACCCTTTAGGCTTTGCTGACTTTGATAGTGATATGGAGTCGGTAACGAGTAGTGCTTTTTCCACGCAATCTGAAAGACCATTAGGAAATAGAGCTTATAG CAGTTACTACCAACACCACCATCACAGTACGGAATACCCAAGCAGCAGTAACAGATACAACAGGAGTACCTATCCAGAAAATAGGGGTCCATCGAAGCACAGGGAGTATAGGGAACATAGGGAATACAGGGATCACAGGGAGTACAGAGATCATCGAAATCAAGAATACATGGACCCTGTGGAGACTTTGAACCAGAGAAATGAAGACCACTATCAGAGAGCCTCTTACCATCAGTACCATAGCGAAGGAAGTGTCAAAAGAGGACAGTTCACTAGGAGTTTGTCGAATTCTGAACCAACAACGGATGAAAAGACAG ATGGTAGTTTGAGCGATACCGCAGTAGTGACCATGATAGAACTGGACAAACCTTCGGAAAAAATCATGAGGAAGGATAGTCAAAGAGATAGGAATAGAGATAGGCAAGACCAACTGATGGGTCTTGGCAAGAAGAGCAGTTCCACGAGTCAGTTATCAGCGACAG GTCGCAAACGAAGAATGGGTTTTGGAAAACGCGGAAAATCATCCTTTACGGTGCACAGATCTGAAGAAGTGCTTCCAGGAGATGTTAAGCTCTCCAAACAAGGTTCATCCTGTTCTAGCGATGGAGAAGGTTCAGCAGACGGTGATag GTGGTCCCCATCATTAAGGTTAGCTGCTGAGGGTGGCCAATTAGCTGAATTCATCGATGGACTTGGACCTGGACAGCTGGTGGGAAGGCAGGTTCTGGGCGCCCCTGCTTTAGGAGATATTCAACTGTCATTGTGCTACCAAAAAGGACGTCTAGAGGTGGAAGTCATAAGAGCCAGAGGTCTGCAATCAAAACCAGGATGTAAAATATTACCAG CACCTTATGTGAAAGTGTATCTAGTGAATGGCAAGAAATGTATAGCAAAGAGCAAGACTAATTCAGCAAGAAGGACTTTGGATCCTTTATATCAACAACAGTTGACCTTCGTGGAAAATTTCACTAACTGTATATTACAG GTGACTGTTTGGGGTGACTACGGACGAATAGAGGGTAAAAAAGTGTTCATGGGCGTTGCGCAGATAATGCTCGACGATCTCAACCTGAGCAATATAGTGATAGGATGGTACAGGCTCTTTGGAACTACTTCACTG GGCATGCGATGTATCGACTTCTGTACGAAAATAAGAAAACTTGAGCAAGAATCTGCTGGAGAGCCCTTATATATGAATGCTTtattggaattgaaaaattga
- the LOC123679143 gene encoding regulating synaptic membrane exocytosis protein 1 isoform X5, with product MEEGPDLSHLTPEERAIIESVMVRQKQEEQREHEIMRRKADEVHILEETIRARSEQHKKAGIELDATCHVCLKTKFADGVGHLCNYCSIRCCARCGGKVTLRSNKVVWVCILCRKKQELLSKTGQWIMGGTNTSETDTPQIQQAPSDKRPKLERAHSAAEKENLPLQRSGSQLRRQYSEQERTSSCERYQQQYNEDDPLYYRGELEGLMRTHPHLVPRIYPDQEAESTAMDASTRRVQSTISANKKHKRSSSTKKHQNNPQNLHQQHSFSSSEEDLKSTPEYGSDERDSEKGAHEEWPPLSHYIMAPHHRPLQDVTADNRCFTERRKKTVRFDHHEAWNQQTSQDSHRDSGIDTSSNFTSSEDSTRDLPKQPLLWQLSEDGQRVIGHMILKRDLRNNAKALLGLKIVGGKKMENGQRSAIIQNVKKGSIADIEGQLQPGDEVIEYNGIPLQGKTYQEVADIIAESKQDTTVELIVSRKFKEESHNGMWKQCLNSQGQAVYWQQEGDYGDRPSVLVTSPGSPERVRAPQPALAPSVGGRIQVRLAYDSSTLQLLVTIVCGAGLSPRGHQGRNPYCKLFLLPDRSEKSKRRTKTLAGTIEPIWNQTFIYSGLRRSDLTIRALEITVWDLVPHGANDFLGETIIELWPLDENPMWRTLGPHEEVALTPSEHLSPPSTGSRFSDSDTPSECEIEGNRERRGADGTSVSSVGSSNSPPRENDRRSRREQEPATNYDPRSYKKNTVAGHRSHSAAPCESPSYHMSRSRSKSPRRTMNDHRSLSPPDVRVVDCQPTTYNVSRFQSRSATATPTGSPKKRQLPQVPHAFGRALQERVAQDLDDRNNRHRMRYNQSYRSTGSGWERKYSGLSDSDLANHTRTTLRSLSPERDRDPLGFADFDSDMESVTSSAFSTQSERPLGNRAYSSYYQHHHHSTEYPSSSNRYNRSTYPENRGPSKHREYREHREYRDHREYRDHRNQEYMDPVETLNQRNEDHYQRASYHQYHSEGSVKRGQFTRSLSNSEPTTDEKTDGSLSDTAVVTMIELDKPSEKIMRKDSQRDRNRDRQDQLMGLGKKSSSTSQLSATGRKRRMGFGKRGKSSFTVHRSEEVLPGDVKLSKQGSSCSSDGEGSADGDRLAAEGGQLAEFIDGLGPGQLVGRQVLGAPALGDIQLSLCYQKGRLEVEVIRARGLQSKPGCKILPAPYVKVYLVNGKKCIAKSKTNSARRTLDPLYQQQLTFVENFTNCILQVTVWGDYGRIEGKKVFMGVAQIMLDDLNLSNIVIGWYRLFGTTSLGMRCIDFCTKIRKLEQESAGEPLYMNALLELKN from the exons GTTGTGTGGGTGTGTATACTCTGTAGAAAAAAGCAAGAACTGCTGAGTAAAACAGGACAATGGATAATGGGAGGGACGAACACATCAGAAACTGACACACCACAAATACAACAAGCACCTTCAGACAAGAGGCCAAAGTTAGAGAGAGCTCATTCGGCAGCAGAAAAAGAAAACTTACCTTTGCAACGATCTGGGAGCCAGTTACGAAGGCAATACTCGGAACAAGAGAGGACGTCATCTTGCGAAAGATACCAGCAGCAGTACAACGAAGATGATCCATTGTATTATAGAGGGGAGCTGGAAGGACTGATGAGGACTCATCCGCATCTAGTTCCAAGAAT ATATCCCGACCAAGAGGCCGAATCCACGGCAATGGACGCCTCCACGCGAAGGGTACAATCGACAATAAGTGCCAACAAGAAACACAAACGAAGCAGTTCCACCAAGAAGCACCAGAACAATCCGCAAAACCTACATCAGCAACACTCGTTCTCCAGCTCTGAGGAGGATCTGAAATCGACCCCAGAGTATGGTAGCGACGAGAGAGATAGCGAGAAAG GGGCCCATGAAGAATGGCCACCCCTTAGCCATTACATCATGGCACCTCATCACCGTCCACTTCAAGATGTCACAGCAGACAATCGTTGCTTCACAGAACGAAGAAAAAAAACCGTCAGGTTTGACCACCACGAGGCCTGGAATCAACAGACTTCTCAGGATTCTCACAGGGATTCTGGGATTGACACTTCTTCTAACTTCACGTCCAGCGAAGATTCAACCAGAGATCTGCCCAAG CAGCCTCTTCTCTGGCAACTATCTGAAGATGGACAAAGAGTAATAGGTCATATGATATTGAAGAGAGATCTCAGAAATAATGCCAAAGCCTTGCTCGGCTTGAAAATTGTTGGTGGAAAGAAAATGGAAAATGGTCAGAGGAGTGCTATAATacaaaatgttaaaaaaggtaGCATAGCAGATATTGAAGGACAGTTACAACCAG GCGACGAAGTGATAGAGTACAATGGGATCCCACTTCAAGGCAAGACATATCAGGAAGTAGCCGACATAATAGCGGAAAGTAAACAGGACACCACCGTAGAACTGATCGTATCCAGAAAATTCAAAGAGGAATCTCACAACGGGATGTGGAAGCAGTGTTTGAACAGTCAAG GTCAAGCGGTCTACTGGCAGCAGGAAGGCGACTACGGCGATCGGCCTAGCGTTTTGGTCACATCGCCTGGCAGCCCGGAGAGGGTCAGGGCGCCTCAGCCGGCCCTGGCTCCCAGCGTCGGCGGCAGGATCCAAGTCAGGCTGGCTTACGACTCGTCCACACTGCAGTTGTTAGTCACGATCGTATGCGGCGCTGGGTTGAGTCCGCGCGGTCATCAGGGCAGGAACCCCTACTGCAAGTTGTTTCTGTTGCCGGATCGGTCGGAGAAGTCGAAGAGGAGGACGAAGACCTTGGCTG GTACTATCGAACCAATCTGGAACCAGACTTTCATATACTCCGGACTACGCAGATCCGACCTGACGATAAGAGCTCTAGAAATCACAGTATGGGATTTGGTTCCTCATGGTGCCAACGATTTCTTAGGAGAAACAATTATAGAATTATGGCCTTTGGATGAGAATCCGATGTGGAGGACTCTTGGACCCCACGAAGAGGTGGCACTGACACCGAGTGAACATCTATCGCCTCCAAGTACAGGATCAAGATTTTCGGACTCGGATACGCCTTCTGAATGTGAAATTGAGGGTAATAGAGAGAGGAGAGGAGCTGATGGTACCAGTGTTAGTAGTGTAGGTAGTTCTAATAGTCCGCCAAGGGAGAATGACAGGAGATCCAGAAGAGAGCAGGAACCTGCGACGAATTATGATCCACGGAGCTATAAAAAG AACACTGTAGCAGGCCATCGTTCCCACTCAGCAGCTCCGTGCGAGTCACCCAGCTATCACATGTCTAGATCCAGGTCCAAATCTCCTCGTCGGACTATGAACGACCACAGATCACTCTCCCCACCAGACGTCCGCGTGGTAGACTGCCAACCAACCACATACAACGTATCCAGATTCCAGTCGCGTTCGGCGACAGCGACACCTACCGGATCTCCTAAGAAGCGGCAGCTTCCCCAAGTACCACACGCGTTTGGCCGTGCCTTGCAGGAACGAGTAGCACAAGATCTGGACGACCGCAACAACAGGCATAGAATGAGGTACAACCAATCGTATAGGAGCACTGGTTCGGGGTGGGAGAGAAAGTACAGTGGGCTGAGTGACAGTGATCTGGCCAATCACACGCGGACTACCTTGAGATCTCTCTCTCCCGAAAGAGACAGAGACCCTTTAGGCTTTGCTGACTTTGATAGTGATATGGAGTCGGTAACGAGTAGTGCTTTTTCCACGCAATCTGAAAGACCATTAGGAAATAGAGCTTATAG CAGTTACTACCAACACCACCATCACAGTACGGAATACCCAAGCAGCAGTAACAGATACAACAGGAGTACCTATCCAGAAAATAGGGGTCCATCGAAGCACAGGGAGTATAGGGAACATAGGGAATACAGGGATCACAGGGAGTACAGAGATCATCGAAATCAAGAATACATGGACCCTGTGGAGACTTTGAACCAGAGAAATGAAGACCACTATCAGAGAGCCTCTTACCATCAGTACCATAGCGAAGGAAGTGTCAAAAGAGGACAGTTCACTAGGAGTTTGTCGAATTCTGAACCAACAACGGATGAAAAGACAG ATGGTAGTTTGAGCGATACCGCAGTAGTGACCATGATAGAACTGGACAAACCTTCGGAAAAAATCATGAGGAAGGATAGTCAAAGAGATAGGAATAGAGATAGGCAAGACCAACTGATGGGTCTTGGCAAGAAGAGCAGTTCCACGAGTCAGTTATCAGCGACAG GTCGCAAACGAAGAATGGGTTTTGGAAAACGCGGAAAATCATCCTTTACGGTGCACAGATCTGAAGAAGTGCTTCCAGGAGATGTTAAGCTCTCCAAACAAGGTTCATCCTGTTCTAGCGATGGAGAAGGTTCAGCAGACGGTGATag GTTAGCTGCTGAGGGTGGCCAATTAGCTGAATTCATCGATGGACTTGGACCTGGACAGCTGGTGGGAAGGCAGGTTCTGGGCGCCCCTGCTTTAGGAGATATTCAACTGTCATTGTGCTACCAAAAAGGACGTCTAGAGGTGGAAGTCATAAGAGCCAGAGGTCTGCAATCAAAACCAGGATGTAAAATATTACCAG CACCTTATGTGAAAGTGTATCTAGTGAATGGCAAGAAATGTATAGCAAAGAGCAAGACTAATTCAGCAAGAAGGACTTTGGATCCTTTATATCAACAACAGTTGACCTTCGTGGAAAATTTCACTAACTGTATATTACAG GTGACTGTTTGGGGTGACTACGGACGAATAGAGGGTAAAAAAGTGTTCATGGGCGTTGCGCAGATAATGCTCGACGATCTCAACCTGAGCAATATAGTGATAGGATGGTACAGGCTCTTTGGAACTACTTCACTG GGCATGCGATGTATCGACTTCTGTACGAAAATAAGAAAACTTGAGCAAGAATCTGCTGGAGAGCCCTTATATATGAATGCTTtattggaattgaaaaattga
- the LOC123679143 gene encoding rab-3-interacting molecule unc-10 isoform X11, which yields MEEGPDLSHLTPEERAIIESVMVRQKQEEQREHEIMRRKADEVHILEETIRARSEQHKKAGIELDATCHVCLKTKFADGVGHLCNYCSIRCCARCGGKVTLRSNKVVWVCILCRKKQELLSKTGQWIMGGTNTSETDTPQIQQAPSDKRPKLERAHSAAEKENLPLQRSGSQLRRQYSEQERTSSCERYQQQYNEDDPLYYRGELEGLMRTHPHLVPRIYPDQEAESTAMDASTRRVQSTISANKKHKRSSSTKKHQNNPQNLHQQHSFSSSEEDLKSTPEYGSDERDSEKGSHTSDKILDRLNRQAILDEKIKKFFGPLLWQLSEDGQRVIGHMILKRDLRNNAKALLGLKIVGGKKMENGQRSAIIQNVKKGSIADIEGQLQPGDEVIEYNGIPLQGKTYQEVADIIAESKQDTTVELIVSRKFKEESHNGMWKQCLNSQGQAVYWQQEGDYGDRPSVLVTSPGSPERVRAPQPALAPSVGGRIQVRLAYDSSTLQLLVTIVCGAGLSPRGHQGRNPYCKLFLLPDRSEKSKRRTKTLAGTIEPIWNQTFIYSGLRRSDLTIRALEITVWDLVPHGANDFLGETIIELWPLDENPMWRTLGPHEEVALTPSEHLSPPSTGSRFSDSDTPSECEIEGNRERRGADGTSVSSVGSSNSPPRENDRRSRREQEPATNYDPRSYKKNTVAGHRSHSAAPCESPSYHMSRSRSKSPRRTMNDHRSLSPPDVRVVDCQPTTYNVSRFQSRSATATPTGSPKKRQLPQVPHAFGRALQERVAQDLDDRNNRHRMRYNQSYRSTGSGWERKYSGLSDSDLANHTRTTLRSLSPERDRDPLGFADFDSDMESVTSSAFSTQSERPLGNRAYSSYYQHHHHSTEYPSSSNRYNRSTYPENRGPSKHREYREHREYRDHREYRDHRNQEYMDPVETLNQRNEDHYQRASYHQYHSEGSVKRGQFTRSLSNSEPTTDEKTDGSLSDTAVVTMIELDKPSEKIMRKDSQRDRNRDRQDQLMGLGKKSSSTSQLSATGRKRRMGFGKRGKSSFTVHRSEEVLPGDVKLSKQGSSCSSDGEGSADGDRWSPSLRLAAEGGQLAEFIDGLGPGQLVGRQVLGAPALGDIQLSLCYQKGRLEVEVIRARGLQSKPGCKILPAPYVKVYLVNGKKCIAKSKTNSARRTLDPLYQQQLTFVENFTNCILQVTVWGDYGRIEGKKVFMGVAQIMLDDLNLSNIVIGWYRLFGTTSLGMRCIDFCTKIRKLEQESAGEPLYMNALLELKN from the exons GTTGTGTGGGTGTGTATACTCTGTAGAAAAAAGCAAGAACTGCTGAGTAAAACAGGACAATGGATAATGGGAGGGACGAACACATCAGAAACTGACACACCACAAATACAACAAGCACCTTCAGACAAGAGGCCAAAGTTAGAGAGAGCTCATTCGGCAGCAGAAAAAGAAAACTTACCTTTGCAACGATCTGGGAGCCAGTTACGAAGGCAATACTCGGAACAAGAGAGGACGTCATCTTGCGAAAGATACCAGCAGCAGTACAACGAAGATGATCCATTGTATTATAGAGGGGAGCTGGAAGGACTGATGAGGACTCATCCGCATCTAGTTCCAAGAAT ATATCCCGACCAAGAGGCCGAATCCACGGCAATGGACGCCTCCACGCGAAGGGTACAATCGACAATAAGTGCCAACAAGAAACACAAACGAAGCAGTTCCACCAAGAAGCACCAGAACAATCCGCAAAACCTACATCAGCAACACTCGTTCTCCAGCTCTGAGGAGGATCTGAAATCGACCCCAGAGTATGGTAGCGACGAGAGAGATAGCGAGAAAG GAAGTCATACAAGCGATAAAATATTGGATCGGTTGAATCGCCAAGCCAttctagacgaaaaaatcaaaaaattttttggg CCTCTTCTCTGGCAACTATCTGAAGATGGACAAAGAGTAATAGGTCATATGATATTGAAGAGAGATCTCAGAAATAATGCCAAAGCCTTGCTCGGCTTGAAAATTGTTGGTGGAAAGAAAATGGAAAATGGTCAGAGGAGTGCTATAATacaaaatgttaaaaaaggtaGCATAGCAGATATTGAAGGACAGTTACAACCAG GCGACGAAGTGATAGAGTACAATGGGATCCCACTTCAAGGCAAGACATATCAGGAAGTAGCCGACATAATAGCGGAAAGTAAACAGGACACCACCGTAGAACTGATCGTATCCAGAAAATTCAAAGAGGAATCTCACAACGGGATGTGGAAGCAGTGTTTGAACAGTCAAG GTCAAGCGGTCTACTGGCAGCAGGAAGGCGACTACGGCGATCGGCCTAGCGTTTTGGTCACATCGCCTGGCAGCCCGGAGAGGGTCAGGGCGCCTCAGCCGGCCCTGGCTCCCAGCGTCGGCGGCAGGATCCAAGTCAGGCTGGCTTACGACTCGTCCACACTGCAGTTGTTAGTCACGATCGTATGCGGCGCTGGGTTGAGTCCGCGCGGTCATCAGGGCAGGAACCCCTACTGCAAGTTGTTTCTGTTGCCGGATCGGTCGGAGAAGTCGAAGAGGAGGACGAAGACCTTGGCTG GTACTATCGAACCAATCTGGAACCAGACTTTCATATACTCCGGACTACGCAGATCCGACCTGACGATAAGAGCTCTAGAAATCACAGTATGGGATTTGGTTCCTCATGGTGCCAACGATTTCTTAGGAGAAACAATTATAGAATTATGGCCTTTGGATGAGAATCCGATGTGGAGGACTCTTGGACCCCACGAAGAGGTGGCACTGACACCGAGTGAACATCTATCGCCTCCAAGTACAGGATCAAGATTTTCGGACTCGGATACGCCTTCTGAATGTGAAATTGAGGGTAATAGAGAGAGGAGAGGAGCTGATGGTACCAGTGTTAGTAGTGTAGGTAGTTCTAATAGTCCGCCAAGGGAGAATGACAGGAGATCCAGAAGAGAGCAGGAACCTGCGACGAATTATGATCCACGGAGCTATAAAAAG AACACTGTAGCAGGCCATCGTTCCCACTCAGCAGCTCCGTGCGAGTCACCCAGCTATCACATGTCTAGATCCAGGTCCAAATCTCCTCGTCGGACTATGAACGACCACAGATCACTCTCCCCACCAGACGTCCGCGTGGTAGACTGCCAACCAACCACATACAACGTATCCAGATTCCAGTCGCGTTCGGCGACAGCGACACCTACCGGATCTCCTAAGAAGCGGCAGCTTCCCCAAGTACCACACGCGTTTGGCCGTGCCTTGCAGGAACGAGTAGCACAAGATCTGGACGACCGCAACAACAGGCATAGAATGAGGTACAACCAATCGTATAGGAGCACTGGTTCGGGGTGGGAGAGAAAGTACAGTGGGCTGAGTGACAGTGATCTGGCCAATCACACGCGGACTACCTTGAGATCTCTCTCTCCCGAAAGAGACAGAGACCCTTTAGGCTTTGCTGACTTTGATAGTGATATGGAGTCGGTAACGAGTAGTGCTTTTTCCACGCAATCTGAAAGACCATTAGGAAATAGAGCTTATAG CAGTTACTACCAACACCACCATCACAGTACGGAATACCCAAGCAGCAGTAACAGATACAACAGGAGTACCTATCCAGAAAATAGGGGTCCATCGAAGCACAGGGAGTATAGGGAACATAGGGAATACAGGGATCACAGGGAGTACAGAGATCATCGAAATCAAGAATACATGGACCCTGTGGAGACTTTGAACCAGAGAAATGAAGACCACTATCAGAGAGCCTCTTACCATCAGTACCATAGCGAAGGAAGTGTCAAAAGAGGACAGTTCACTAGGAGTTTGTCGAATTCTGAACCAACAACGGATGAAAAGACAG ATGGTAGTTTGAGCGATACCGCAGTAGTGACCATGATAGAACTGGACAAACCTTCGGAAAAAATCATGAGGAAGGATAGTCAAAGAGATAGGAATAGAGATAGGCAAGACCAACTGATGGGTCTTGGCAAGAAGAGCAGTTCCACGAGTCAGTTATCAGCGACAG GTCGCAAACGAAGAATGGGTTTTGGAAAACGCGGAAAATCATCCTTTACGGTGCACAGATCTGAAGAAGTGCTTCCAGGAGATGTTAAGCTCTCCAAACAAGGTTCATCCTGTTCTAGCGATGGAGAAGGTTCAGCAGACGGTGATag GTGGTCCCCATCATTAAGGTTAGCTGCTGAGGGTGGCCAATTAGCTGAATTCATCGATGGACTTGGACCTGGACAGCTGGTGGGAAGGCAGGTTCTGGGCGCCCCTGCTTTAGGAGATATTCAACTGTCATTGTGCTACCAAAAAGGACGTCTAGAGGTGGAAGTCATAAGAGCCAGAGGTCTGCAATCAAAACCAGGATGTAAAATATTACCAG CACCTTATGTGAAAGTGTATCTAGTGAATGGCAAGAAATGTATAGCAAAGAGCAAGACTAATTCAGCAAGAAGGACTTTGGATCCTTTATATCAACAACAGTTGACCTTCGTGGAAAATTTCACTAACTGTATATTACAG GTGACTGTTTGGGGTGACTACGGACGAATAGAGGGTAAAAAAGTGTTCATGGGCGTTGCGCAGATAATGCTCGACGATCTCAACCTGAGCAATATAGTGATAGGATGGTACAGGCTCTTTGGAACTACTTCACTG GGCATGCGATGTATCGACTTCTGTACGAAAATAAGAAAACTTGAGCAAGAATCTGCTGGAGAGCCCTTATATATGAATGCTTtattggaattgaaaaattga